A single window of Nicotiana sylvestris chromosome 3, ASM39365v2, whole genome shotgun sequence DNA harbors:
- the LOC138887440 gene encoding uncharacterized protein has product MTLNNDSAEHSGVSTTSVLDPFHPLYLHPSDTPGTVLVYVPFAGIGFGDWKEGMLISLSTKNKVQLIDGSIIQLTTYYPLYPHCLQQFISSISQGSYDIATYYTKLKGYWDEIYTISLGRPCTCGAMHEFSEAPKLIQFLSGLNKIYSIVKSNILMMSLVPSVEKAYSILIRDEKQREINSGSYLFSSDSTSFIAYSNSNSGPNQPNTTRNFTQRVNFEPMKTTLSCKYCKKPGHTVGKCYKIHGFPQDFKFNKGKRSVACVQIDLTD; this is encoded by the exons atgactctGAATAATGATTCAGCTGAGCATTCTGGTGTTTCAACAACATCAGTCCTTGATCCCTTTCATCCTCTTTATCTTCACCCTTCTGACACTCCAGGAACCGTGTTAGTATATGTGCCCTTTGCTGGCATAGGGTTTGGCGATTGGAAGGAAGGGATGCTCATTTCTCTTTCTACAAAGAACAAGGTCCAATTAATTGATGGATCTATAATTCAACTTACAACTTATTATCCCTTATATCCTCATTG CCTTCAACAATTCATTTCTTCTATATCCCAAGGATCATATGATATTGCCACCTATTATACTAAACTCAAGGGATACTGGGATGAAATATATACAATCTCTTTAGGAAGGCCTTGCACATGTGGTGCCATGCATGAATTCAGTGAGGCACCGAAACTCATTCAGTTCCTATCAGGGTTAAATAAAATTTACTCCATTGTTAAGAGTAACATTTTAATGATGAGTCTTGTGCCAAGTGTGGAGAAGGCATATTCCATTCTGATCAGAGATGAGAAGCAAAGGGAAATTAATTCTGGTTCCTATCTTTTTTCTTCTGATTCCACTTCTTTCATAGCATACTCCAATTCCAATTCTGGTCCTAATCAACCAAATACCACCAGAAATTTTACTCAGAGGGTGAACTTTGAACCTATGAAAACCACACTATCTTGCAAGTATTGCAAAAAGCCTGGTCACACTGTAGGCAAGTGCTACAAGATACATGGATTCCCACAAGATTTCAAATTCAATAAGGGGAAAAGATCTGTTGCCTGTGTCCAGATTGATTTAACAGATTAG